In Flavobacterium lacustre, a genomic segment contains:
- a CDS encoding aminotransferase class I/II-fold pyridoxal phosphate-dependent enzyme: MVKDLFERIQNNKGPLGKWASQAEGYFVFPKLEGELGPRMQFQGKDILNWSLNDYLGLANHPEVRKADTDAAIQYGAAYPMGARMMSGHTKYHEQLENELAAFVMKESAYLLNFGYQGMVSIIDALVTRNDVIVYDVDAHACIIDGVRLHSGKRFTYKHNDIESMEKNLQRATKLATEQGGGILFITEGVFGMRGQQGKLKEIVEMKKKYNFRLLVDDAHGFGTLGKTGAGAGEEQGVQDDIDVYFSTFAKSMANIGAFVAADKEIIDYLKYNLRSQMFAKALPMIQTIGSLKRLELLRNSSEIKDKLWVNVNALQSGLKSRNFNIGDTNTCITPVYLEGSVPEAMVMVNDLRENYGIFLSIVIYPVIPKGIILLRMIPTTSHTIADIDETLTAFEAIREKLENGTYKEIASRTTVDLDA, encoded by the coding sequence ATGGTAAAAGATTTATTCGAAAGAATTCAAAACAATAAAGGACCATTAGGAAAATGGGCTTCACAAGCGGAAGGTTATTTTGTATTTCCAAAATTAGAAGGCGAACTTGGGCCAAGAATGCAGTTTCAGGGTAAAGATATTTTGAACTGGAGTTTGAATGATTATTTAGGTCTTGCTAACCATCCGGAAGTGCGTAAAGCGGATACGGATGCAGCGATTCAATATGGAGCGGCTTACCCGATGGGAGCGCGAATGATGAGTGGTCATACTAAATATCATGAGCAATTAGAGAATGAATTAGCTGCTTTTGTAATGAAAGAATCAGCTTATTTATTGAATTTTGGATACCAAGGAATGGTGTCTATTATTGATGCTTTGGTTACGAGAAATGATGTTATCGTTTATGATGTTGATGCGCATGCGTGTATTATTGACGGGGTTCGTTTGCATAGCGGAAAACGTTTTACTTACAAGCATAACGATATTGAGAGCATGGAGAAAAACCTGCAACGTGCTACAAAATTAGCGACTGAGCAAGGTGGAGGAATCTTGTTTATTACCGAAGGTGTTTTTGGTATGCGCGGACAACAAGGGAAGTTGAAAGAGATTGTAGAAATGAAAAAGAAATACAATTTCCGTCTATTGGTTGATGATGCGCATGGTTTTGGTACACTAGGGAAAACGGGTGCCGGAGCAGGCGAGGAGCAAGGAGTTCAGGATGATATAGATGTTTACTTTTCGACTTTTGCAAAATCGATGGCTAATATTGGTGCTTTTGTGGCTGCCGATAAAGAAATAATCGACTACTTAAAATACAATTTGCGTTCGCAAATGTTTGCCAAAGCGTTGCCAATGATTCAAACTATTGGTTCATTGAAACGATTGGAATTATTAAGAAACTCCTCTGAAATTAAAGATAAACTTTGGGTAAATGTAAACGCATTACAAAGTGGATTGAAATCAAGAAATTTTAATATTGGTGATACCAATACTTGTATTACACCTGTTTATTTAGAAGGAAGTGTGCCGGAAGCAATGGTTATGGTGAATGATTTGAGAGAGAATTACGGAATTTTCTTGTCGATTGTAATTTATCCGGTGATACCAAAAGGGATAATTTTATTGCGTATGATTCCAACAACGTCACATACAATTGCCGATATTGATGAAACACTTACTGCTTTTGAAGCGATTCGTGAAAAATTAGAAAACGGAACATATAAAGAAATTGCAAGCAGAACAACTGTAGATTTAGACGCTTAG
- a CDS encoding GTP cyclohydrolase, translating to MITIQEAKTKKELTKFIQFPFSLYKDNKYWVPPIIADELETFDKTKNPAFQSAEAYFYVAFKANKIVGRIAAIINWDEVNNQQKNKVRFGWFDVIDDVEVTKALLEKVYELGRKNNLEHVEGPMGFSNLDKVGVLTEGFEEIGTMITWYNHPYYANHFEQLGYVTEKEYLENKFPFENVKLEFFDKAQELIKRRYQLKALNFKKTKDVMPYVDKMFDLFNASYASLSSFVAISDIQKEYFKKKYISFINPEYIKFVEDKDHNLVAFAIVMPSFSKALQKANGKLFPFGFLHLLNARNNSKDVTFYLIGVHPEYQNKGVHAIIFKEYHTTFTEKGIQNCIRTPELADNHAIHLLWKNFDPKIICRRKTFRKEL from the coding sequence ATGATTACCATACAAGAAGCTAAAACTAAAAAAGAATTAACTAAATTCATACAATTCCCTTTCTCTTTATACAAAGACAATAAATATTGGGTTCCTCCAATTATTGCTGATGAATTAGAGACTTTTGACAAAACAAAAAACCCTGCTTTTCAAAGTGCCGAAGCCTATTTTTATGTCGCTTTCAAAGCCAATAAAATAGTAGGTCGAATTGCCGCTATCATCAATTGGGATGAAGTAAATAATCAACAAAAAAACAAAGTTCGTTTTGGTTGGTTTGATGTGATTGATGATGTAGAAGTTACCAAAGCACTTTTAGAAAAAGTATATGAGTTAGGTCGAAAAAACAATCTTGAACACGTTGAAGGTCCAATGGGATTTTCAAACTTGGATAAAGTTGGTGTTTTGACCGAAGGTTTCGAAGAAATTGGAACCATGATTACGTGGTACAACCATCCATATTACGCCAATCATTTTGAACAATTAGGATACGTAACCGAAAAAGAATACTTAGAAAATAAATTCCCTTTCGAAAATGTAAAACTGGAATTCTTTGACAAAGCACAAGAATTAATCAAAAGACGATACCAGCTCAAAGCACTCAATTTCAAGAAGACCAAAGATGTCATGCCTTATGTAGACAAGATGTTTGATTTGTTTAATGCATCATATGCCAGTTTATCTTCTTTTGTGGCTATTTCAGACATTCAAAAAGAATATTTTAAGAAAAAATACATCAGTTTCATCAATCCGGAATACATCAAATTTGTAGAAGACAAAGACCACAATCTAGTCGCTTTTGCCATTGTAATGCCGAGTTTTTCTAAAGCATTACAAAAAGCCAATGGAAAATTATTCCCTTTTGGATTCCTGCATTTATTGAATGCCCGCAACAACAGTAAAGATGTTACGTTCTACCTTATTGGAGTACATCCCGAATATCAAAACAAAGGAGTTCATGCGATTATTTTTAAAGAATACCATACCACTTTTACCGAAAAAGGCATTCAAAACTGTATTCGAACACCAGAATTAGCAGACAATCACGCCATTCATTTGCTATGGAAAAACTTCGACCCAAAAATCATTTGCAGAAGAAAAACATTCCGAAAAGAACTGTAA
- a CDS encoding transporter, whose protein sequence is MFKTKIVLIVAILLIPFIHYGQHTDQINSNRPGETMSAFAVGKSVIQVETGIYGIKQNHEILNYDANGFGLDFTLRWGLFMEKLELIADLQYQNEKYTQLFNVTNRSALKQTVLGAKYLIYDPFKNYEKKVNIYSWKANHQFDWHQLIPAVSVFAGANFTAANNPYSFSPEASISPKIMLITQNHLGDGKWVFVTNIIADYITTDYPSYGYVLTMTRGFNDKWSGFIENQGFKSDFYSDAIVRGGAAYLLNKDMQIDASISSSLKNTPSILYGGVGFSWRYDAKYQEVRMNIDSGDSEKKALKRAKKIKRG, encoded by the coding sequence ATGTTTAAAACCAAAATTGTACTAATTGTTGCCATTCTGCTGATTCCTTTTATTCATTACGGACAACATACTGACCAAATTAATTCTAACAGACCCGGCGAAACAATGTCGGCATTTGCTGTAGGAAAATCTGTAATTCAAGTCGAAACAGGCATTTACGGTATTAAGCAAAATCATGAAATTTTAAATTATGATGCTAATGGCTTTGGATTAGACTTCACTTTAAGATGGGGACTTTTCATGGAAAAATTAGAATTAATAGCCGATTTACAATATCAAAATGAAAAATACACCCAACTATTTAACGTTACCAATAGATCAGCGCTGAAACAAACTGTTCTGGGCGCAAAATATTTAATTTACGACCCTTTTAAAAACTACGAAAAAAAGGTAAATATTTACAGCTGGAAAGCCAATCATCAGTTTGACTGGCATCAATTAATTCCTGCTGTTTCTGTTTTTGCAGGAGCTAATTTTACGGCAGCAAATAATCCGTATTCTTTTTCACCCGAAGCCAGTATTTCTCCAAAAATCATGTTGATTACCCAAAATCATTTAGGCGACGGAAAATGGGTTTTTGTGACCAATATTATAGCCGATTATATCACAACCGACTATCCAAGTTATGGTTACGTATTAACAATGACACGAGGATTCAACGATAAATGGTCTGGTTTTATTGAAAATCAAGGATTTAAAAGTGATTTTTACAGCGATGCAATTGTTCGTGGCGGCGCAGCTTATTTACTGAATAAAGACATGCAAATTGATGCTTCAATAAGTAGCAGTTTAAAAAATACACCTTCCATTTTATATGGCGGGGTTGGTTTTTCTTGGCGATATGATGCCAAATATCAGGAAGTACGAATGAATATTGACTCTGGAGATTCAGAAAAAAAAGCATTAAAAAGAGCCAAAAAAATTAAAAGAGGCTAA
- a CDS encoding DUF4834 family protein — MQTASVPNFIRTIFYIIMFYYIFKFLAKLFLPLLVKKVVEKAGENMQKQQQYAQDNSWQKSAGNDEIIYNKANAKNPRETKKVGDYVDYEEID; from the coding sequence ATGCAAACAGCGTCTGTTCCTAATTTTATAAGAACCATATTTTATATAATAATGTTCTATTATATTTTTAAATTTTTAGCAAAACTATTCTTGCCGTTATTGGTGAAAAAAGTGGTCGAAAAAGCCGGAGAAAATATGCAGAAACAGCAACAATATGCTCAAGATAATTCTTGGCAAAAATCGGCAGGCAATGATGAAATTATCTACAATAAAGCGAATGCCAAAAATCCGCGCGAGACCAAAAAAGTGGGCGATTATGTTGATTACGAAGAAATAGATTAA
- a CDS encoding YfhO family protein, which yields MKIINKFYPHALALLGFVFISLLYFYPVLQGKQIFQSDIAQYTGMAKEQNDFRASDHVEPYWTDAAFGGMPTYQLGAKYPHDYIGNIDDSLRFLPRPADYLFLYFLGFYGLLLVLKIDPLKAFFGAIAFGFSTYLIIILGVGHNAKAHAIGYMPLVIAGFILVFQKKYVWGGLLTMFAVALEINANHFQMTYYLLIFLLLLSGYFIYQALKEKEYKSVLTSVGVLAVAGIFAIGANATNLLATSEYAAFSTRGKSELTFNPDGSKSTTNSAMTRDYITEYSYGVTESFNLIAPRLFGGSNNEALGTDSKMYEFMISQGVPEAQATDFVSGMPTYWGDQPIVAAPAYIGAVVFFLAILALFIDKRKIKYVFFAGSMVALVLSWGKNFGALTDFFIDYVPMYNKFRAVSSIQVILELCFPVLAIMGLQSFFKLEKEQQSKGLLQTSVFSVGVLLILFACKSMFSFSGGSDSYFLESYGPSFVDALKEDRKSLYSADLLRSGFFILLSSGILWLFIKNKFAQNTAIILVGILMIFDLFFVDKKYVSGKDFVSGREVEVPFQETPSDVQILKDTTHYRVFEVNGNLSSARASYFHKSVGGYHAAKPRRMQQLFDYQIAKNNMEILNMLNVKYVIQTDKEGKEFPTSNPNANGNAWFVSQVKAVNSADEEMKALDSLDSKNLAVVNTKDFEIKNRAFAKDSLATITLDSYKPNYLKYSSDNANEGLAVFSEMYYKEGWNVFIDGKPTSYIRADYALRALEIPAGKHTIEFKFEPQVVKTGGMITLLSSIGMFLLLLAGIYFERKEK from the coding sequence TTGAAAATAATAAATAAGTTCTACCCACACGCTCTAGCCTTACTTGGTTTTGTTTTTATTTCCCTTCTTTATTTTTATCCAGTACTTCAGGGAAAGCAAATTTTTCAGTCGGATATTGCACAATATACCGGAATGGCAAAGGAGCAAAATGATTTTAGAGCTTCAGATCATGTAGAACCTTATTGGACCGATGCCGCTTTTGGCGGAATGCCAACGTATCAATTGGGCGCAAAATATCCACATGATTATATTGGTAATATTGATGATTCTTTACGGTTTTTACCACGTCCGGCAGATTATTTATTTCTTTATTTCTTAGGTTTTTACGGATTATTATTAGTACTTAAAATAGATCCGCTAAAAGCTTTTTTTGGTGCCATAGCTTTTGGTTTTTCAACCTATTTGATTATAATTTTGGGTGTTGGACATAATGCCAAAGCGCATGCTATAGGCTACATGCCCTTGGTAATTGCCGGATTTATTTTAGTTTTTCAAAAAAAATATGTTTGGGGAGGTTTACTTACGATGTTCGCTGTAGCATTAGAGATTAATGCGAATCACTTTCAAATGACGTATTATTTATTGATTTTCTTGTTGCTGCTTTCCGGTTATTTTATATATCAGGCGTTAAAAGAAAAGGAATATAAATCCGTCTTGACTTCGGTTGGTGTTTTGGCTGTTGCCGGAATTTTTGCCATTGGCGCTAATGCCACAAATTTATTGGCAACTTCAGAATATGCTGCTTTTAGTACTAGAGGAAAAAGTGAATTAACCTTTAATCCCGATGGCTCAAAAAGTACTACAAATAGTGCTATGACCCGTGATTATATTACCGAGTACAGTTACGGAGTTACGGAAAGTTTTAATCTTATTGCGCCAAGACTTTTTGGTGGTTCTAATAATGAAGCGTTAGGGACAGACAGTAAAATGTATGAATTCATGATTAGCCAAGGTGTGCCGGAAGCGCAGGCAACTGATTTTGTTTCGGGAATGCCAACTTATTGGGGCGATCAGCCTATTGTTGCAGCGCCAGCTTATATTGGAGCTGTGGTTTTCTTTTTGGCAATTTTGGCATTGTTTATTGATAAAAGAAAAATTAAATATGTCTTTTTTGCAGGATCAATGGTAGCATTAGTGCTTTCATGGGGTAAAAATTTTGGTGCTTTGACCGACTTTTTTATCGATTATGTTCCAATGTATAATAAGTTTAGAGCTGTTTCTTCGATACAAGTGATTCTTGAATTGTGTTTTCCTGTTTTGGCCATTATGGGATTACAATCTTTCTTTAAATTAGAAAAAGAACAACAATCGAAAGGATTATTGCAAACCAGTGTTTTTAGCGTAGGCGTACTTTTGATATTGTTTGCTTGTAAAAGTATGTTCAGTTTTTCAGGAGGCAGTGACAGTTACTTTTTAGAAAGTTACGGACCAAGTTTTGTAGATGCGCTCAAAGAAGACAGAAAAAGTTTGTACAGTGCTGATTTATTGCGTTCCGGTTTCTTTATTTTGCTTTCATCCGGGATTTTATGGTTGTTTATAAAAAACAAATTCGCTCAAAATACAGCAATCATTTTAGTAGGTATTTTGATGATTTTCGACTTGTTTTTTGTGGATAAAAAATATGTTTCAGGAAAAGATTTCGTGAGCGGAAGAGAAGTAGAAGTACCTTTTCAGGAAACGCCTTCGGATGTTCAAATTCTTAAAGATACGACGCATTACCGTGTTTTTGAAGTCAATGGTAATTTATCAAGTGCCAGAGCTTCGTATTTTCATAAATCGGTTGGCGGATATCATGCGGCTAAACCTAGAAGAATGCAGCAATTGTTTGATTATCAAATTGCCAAAAACAATATGGAAATCCTCAACATGCTCAATGTCAAATATGTGATTCAAACGGATAAAGAAGGAAAAGAATTTCCAACTTCAAACCCGAATGCTAATGGCAATGCTTGGTTTGTAAGTCAGGTTAAAGCAGTAAATTCTGCCGATGAGGAAATGAAAGCGTTGGATAGTTTAGATTCTAAAAATTTAGCCGTTGTCAATACTAAAGATTTTGAAATTAAAAATAGGGCTTTCGCCAAAGACAGTCTGGCTACAATAACATTAGATTCTTATAAACCTAATTATTTGAAATACAGTTCTGATAATGCGAATGAAGGTTTAGCAGTTTTCTCTGAAATGTATTATAAAGAAGGTTGGAATGTTTTTATTGACGGAAAACCAACATCATATATAAGAGCAGATTATGCTTTAAGAGCGTTAGAAATCCCAGCGGGAAAACACACTATTGAGTTCAAGTTTGAACCGCAAGTGGTAAAAACAGGAGGAATGATTACATTATTGAGTTCTATTGGAATGTTCTTGCTATTACTTGCCGGGATTTATTTTGAAAGAAAGGAAAAATAG
- a CDS encoding glycosyltransferase family 4 protein — protein MEPEPKKLLIITYYWPPAGGPGVQRWLKFVKYLPDFGVQPIVYIPENPTYPIVDENLVKEISEKAIILKQPIFEPYQLASFFSKNKTKKISSGIIPNQKKQSFLDKLFLWIRGNLFIPDARVFWVKPSVTYLEKYIRDNAIDTIVTSGPPHSLHLIGLGLKEKLNLNWFADFRDPWTTIGYHKSLRLSEYAANKHKALEHKVLNTADTIIVTSKTTKAEFQAITNKPIAVITNGYDTENVEKQVLDSKFTLAHIGSFLSERNPLVLWESLVELMNEIPDFKSHLEIKLIGAVSQEVLETITQFGLQPYLNNLGYVSHPEAIAHQRKSQVLLLIEINSVDTKSIIPGKLFEYMVSGRPIIAIGPKDSDFAEIITTTNTGVFFDYSEKMKLKSVILDFYNQFLEGKLQSNAVGLQKYSRKSLTKELVQLITKS, from the coding sequence TTGGAACCAGAACCAAAAAAACTGCTCATTATAACCTATTATTGGCCACCAGCCGGAGGACCAGGCGTTCAGCGTTGGTTAAAATTTGTCAAATATTTACCTGATTTTGGTGTTCAGCCGATTGTATATATTCCGGAGAATCCAACGTATCCTATTGTTGACGAAAATTTGGTAAAAGAGATTTCGGAAAAAGCGATTATTCTTAAACAACCCATTTTTGAACCCTATCAATTGGCTTCCTTTTTTTCTAAAAATAAAACTAAAAAAATCAGTTCAGGAATTATTCCCAATCAAAAGAAGCAATCTTTTTTAGACAAACTGTTTCTTTGGATTCGAGGAAATTTGTTCATTCCTGATGCGCGTGTTTTTTGGGTAAAACCATCGGTAACTTATTTAGAAAAATACATTCGGGATAATGCTATTGATACTATTGTTACTTCGGGACCGCCACATAGTTTACATCTTATTGGTTTAGGATTAAAAGAAAAATTAAATCTAAACTGGTTTGCTGATTTTCGGGATCCTTGGACTACGATTGGCTATCATAAATCCCTGCGTTTGTCAGAGTATGCGGCTAATAAACACAAAGCATTAGAACATAAAGTATTGAATACTGCGGATACGATTATTGTAACCAGCAAAACGACTAAAGCCGAATTTCAAGCGATTACTAATAAACCCATAGCGGTAATTACCAATGGGTATGACACCGAAAATGTCGAAAAACAAGTACTAGATTCTAAATTTACTTTGGCGCACATCGGCTCCTTTCTTTCGGAAAGAAATCCTCTTGTTTTATGGGAAAGTTTAGTCGAATTAATGAATGAAATTCCAGATTTTAAATCGCATTTGGAAATCAAATTAATAGGCGCCGTGAGTCAGGAAGTGTTAGAAACTATAACACAATTTGGATTACAACCATATTTGAATAATTTAGGTTATGTTTCGCATCCCGAAGCGATTGCACACCAAAGAAAATCCCAGGTTTTATTGCTTATCGAAATCAATTCAGTAGATACTAAAAGCATTATTCCGGGTAAATTATTTGAATACATGGTCTCCGGAAGACCTATAATTGCTATTGGACCTAAAGATTCTGACTTTGCAGAAATTATAACAACTACCAATACGGGTGTATTCTTTGATTATTCTGAGAAAATGAAACTTAAAAGTGTAATTTTGGACTTTTATAATCAGTTTTTGGAAGGGAAATTACAGTCAAATGCAGTTGGGTTGCAAAAATATTCCAGAAAAAGTCTTACCAAAGAATTAGTACAATTGATTACCAAATCCTAA
- a CDS encoding oligosaccharide flippase family protein — protein sequence MGIVLNQSLKNTIITYFGFGIGAINTIYLYPVFLGATYYALTNYIVSSANVIMPLFAIGMQNTLVKYYSQYETEEDRSRFLSFTVLFPLLLCIPLCLIGLFFFDTITVFLSKENPVVKDFIWLIPFIGLCMAYFEIFYAWARVHMHSVFGNFIKEVGLRLLCLFGLIGVYYKWISVIDFVYLTAAIYFLAFLITMAYAFYIKRPTFQFTIPHNVKSIMEYSFYIILSGSVANLLLDGDKMILNQYMKIENIAYYSVATYIALVISVPSRAMHQIVYPITAKLMHENKHDSLNDLYKKTSINLQMVGGFVMLCIFVNIDQLYELVPKEYSGGIMVVFMIGLSKYFDLILGNNNAIIFNSKYYRMVLFLGLLLVFLTVALNMLFIPSYGIIGSAFATLLSITIYSLAKLLFVVKRMHLYPFTNQTLYSMGITFGLFLLFYFWQFPFHPIIAIGLKSVLVTILYVYINYKFVISVEINEALDQVYKKIRRQ from the coding sequence ATGGGCATAGTATTAAATCAGTCTTTAAAGAATACAATAATAACTTATTTTGGTTTTGGAATTGGGGCAATTAATACTATTTATTTGTATCCTGTTTTTTTAGGTGCAACTTATTATGCTTTAACGAATTATATCGTTTCGTCGGCTAATGTAATCATGCCTTTATTTGCTATCGGAATGCAAAATACGTTGGTAAAATACTATTCACAATATGAAACCGAGGAGGATCGTTCCCGATTTTTGTCTTTTACAGTTCTATTTCCTTTGTTATTGTGTATTCCTTTGTGCTTAATCGGATTGTTTTTCTTTGATACGATTACCGTTTTCTTATCCAAAGAAAATCCGGTAGTCAAAGATTTTATTTGGCTTATTCCGTTTATCGGTTTGTGTATGGCATATTTCGAAATATTTTATGCTTGGGCACGCGTGCACATGCATTCTGTTTTTGGTAATTTTATTAAAGAAGTTGGGCTGCGATTGCTTTGTCTTTTCGGATTAATCGGAGTGTATTATAAATGGATATCAGTAATTGATTTTGTTTATTTGACGGCTGCTATTTATTTTTTGGCTTTTTTGATTACTATGGCTTATGCTTTTTATATCAAAAGGCCAACATTCCAATTTACGATTCCACACAATGTAAAAAGTATAATGGAGTATTCCTTTTACATCATTTTATCAGGAAGTGTTGCTAACTTATTGTTAGACGGAGATAAAATGATTTTGAATCAATACATGAAAATTGAAAATATAGCTTATTATTCTGTAGCGACTTATATTGCATTAGTAATATCAGTTCCCAGTCGGGCGATGCATCAAATTGTCTATCCAATTACAGCAAAATTAATGCATGAGAACAAACACGATTCCTTAAATGATTTGTATAAAAAGACTTCTATTAATCTTCAAATGGTAGGTGGTTTTGTAATGTTGTGTATTTTTGTAAATATTGACCAGTTGTATGAATTGGTTCCAAAAGAATATAGTGGAGGAATTATGGTTGTTTTTATGATTGGACTTTCTAAATACTTTGATTTGATACTTGGTAATAATAATGCCATAATTTTTAATTCAAAATACTATAGAATGGTATTGTTCTTGGGATTATTGTTAGTCTTTTTAACAGTGGCATTGAACATGCTTTTTATTCCGAGTTACGGTATTATAGGGTCGGCATTTGCTACTTTACTTTCGATAACTATTTACAGTTTGGCTAAATTACTTTTTGTGGTCAAACGAATGCATCTGTATCCATTTACCAACCAGACATTATACTCAATGGGAATTACTTTTGGGCTGTTTTTATTGTTTTATTTCTGGCAGTTTCCTTTTCATCCCATAATTGCTATTGGATTAAAATCGGTTTTGGTGACCATTCTCTACGTTTATATCAACTACAAGTTTGTTATTTCTGTCGAAATAAATGAAGCTTTAGATCAGGTGTATAAAAAAATTAGACGTCAATAA